A stretch of the Fusobacterium varium genome encodes the following:
- a CDS encoding putative acetyltransferase, with product MNKEKERMLLGKLYQGNAEEMIAERMKAKKKCFEINSLSFENFSEILKNIKELFEEVGENTVVMTPIMCDYGYNILIGKNTFINHDCIFLDIGKIKIGNNVLIGPRVSFLAVSHPLFSTERESGYEYGTHITIEDGVWIGGAVTINNGVTIGRNSVIGSGSVVVKDIPENVVAAGNPCRVLRKIYEKDKMMEKFNLEEKC from the coding sequence ATGAATAAAGAAAAAGAAAGAATGTTACTAGGAAAACTTTACCAGGGAAATGCAGAAGAAATGATTGCAGAAAGAATGAAAGCAAAGAAAAAATGTTTTGAAATAAATTCTCTTTCTTTTGAAAATTTTAGTGAAATATTGAAAAATATAAAAGAACTTTTTGAAGAGGTAGGGGAAAATACTGTAGTTATGACACCAATTATGTGTGACTATGGATATAATATTTTAATTGGGAAGAATACTTTTATAAATCATGACTGCATATTTCTTGATATTGGAAAAATAAAAATAGGAAATAATGTATTAATAGGTCCTAGAGTATCTTTTTTGGCAGTAAGCCATCCACTATTTTCAACTGAAAGAGAAAGTGGATATGAATATGGAACCCATATAACAATAGAAGATGGTGTATGGATAGGAGGAGCAGTCACAATAAATAATGGAGTAACTATTGGAAGGAATAGTGTAATTGGGTCAGGGAGTGTAGTTGTAAAAGATATCCCTGAAAATGTTGTGGCAGCAGGAAATCCATGCAGAGTATTAAGAAAGATTTATGAAAAAGATAAGATGATGGAAAAATTTAATTTGGAGGAAAAGTGTTAA
- the gltX gene encoding glutamyl-tRNA synthetase, translating into MEKRVRTRIAPSPTGDPHVGTAYIALFNLAFAHINNGDFILRIEDTDQNRYTAGSEQMIFDALKWLDLTYAEGPDVGGPYGPYRQSERFELYGEYAKQLVEKGGAYYCFCTQERLEKLRERQKAMGKAPGYDGHCRSLTPEEIQAKLAAGEPYVIRLKMPYEGETIIKDRLRGDIVFENNKIDDQVLLKADGFPTYHLANVVDDHLMEVTHVIRAEEWIASTPKHIQLYKAFGWDAPEFIHMPLLRNADRTKISKRKNPVSLNWYRDEGYLKEGIVNFLGLMGYSFGENKEIFTLEEFKDNFNIDKVSLGGPVFDLVKLGWVNNQHMRMKDLDELSKLAVPFFQQQGHVGKNVSEKEYEAIVKIVGILRESAQTLKEIAVEATAYYQDEFELPEVTEEMNKKERKSVEKLCSSIEDPVGKDSIKLFMEKLEKWEKDEFTVEEAKDLLHHTMDEIGEGPAKVFMPLRAVITGQARGADLFNVLYIIGKERTLKRMKAMIAKYNVL; encoded by the coding sequence ATGGAAAAGAGAGTAAGAACTAGAATAGCACCATCACCTACTGGAGATCCTCATGTAGGGACTGCGTATATAGCGCTTTTCAACTTGGCATTTGCACATATTAATAACGGAGACTTTATTTTAAGAATAGAGGATACTGATCAAAATAGATATACTGCTGGTTCAGAACAGATGATTTTTGATGCATTAAAATGGCTTGATCTAACTTATGCAGAAGGTCCAGATGTTGGAGGACCTTATGGTCCATATAGACAATCAGAAAGATTTGAACTTTATGGTGAATATGCAAAACAGTTAGTGGAAAAAGGTGGAGCATATTACTGCTTTTGTACACAAGAAAGATTGGAAAAATTAAGAGAAAGACAAAAAGCTATGGGAAAAGCTCCAGGATATGATGGTCACTGCAGATCATTGACTCCAGAAGAAATTCAAGCTAAATTAGCAGCAGGAGAACCATATGTAATAAGATTAAAAATGCCTTATGAAGGTGAAACTATAATAAAAGACAGACTAAGAGGAGATATTGTATTTGAAAATAATAAGATAGATGATCAAGTACTTTTAAAAGCAGATGGGTTTCCAACTTATCATCTTGCAAATGTAGTAGATGACCATTTAATGGAAGTTACTCATGTAATAAGAGCAGAGGAATGGATAGCATCAACACCTAAACATATTCAATTATATAAAGCTTTTGGATGGGATGCACCAGAATTTATTCATATGCCTTTATTGAGAAATGCAGACAGAACTAAAATATCTAAAAGAAAAAATCCTGTATCTTTAAATTGGTATAGAGATGAAGGATATCTTAAAGAAGGTATAGTAAACTTCTTAGGACTTATGGGATATTCGTTTGGAGAAAATAAAGAAATATTTACATTGGAAGAGTTTAAAGATAACTTTAATATAGATAAAGTATCTCTTGGAGGACCTGTATTTGATCTTGTAAAACTTGGTTGGGTAAATAATCAACACATGAGAATGAAGGATCTTGATGAACTTTCTAAATTAGCTGTTCCTTTCTTCCAACAGCAAGGACATGTAGGAAAAAATGTTTCTGAAAAAGAGTATGAAGCTATTGTAAAAATAGTTGGAATACTCAGAGAGAGCGCACAAACATTGAAAGAAATTGCTGTAGAAGCAACAGCTTACTATCAGGATGAATTTGAGCTTCCAGAAGTAACAGAAGAAATGAATAAAAAAGAAAGAAAAAGTGTAGAAAAATTATGTTCATCTATAGAAGATCCAGTTGGAAAAGATTCTATAAAATTATTTATGGAAAAACTTGAAAAATGGGAAAAAGATGAATTTACAGTAGAAGAGGCAAAAGATTTATTACATCATACAATGGATGAAATTGGAGAAGGACCAGCAAAGGTATTTATGCCATTGAGAGCAGTAATTACAGGTCAAGCTAGGGGTGCTGATCTTTTTAATGTTCTTTATATAATAGGAAAAGAAAGAACATTAAAAAGAATGAAGGCTATGATAGCTAAATACAATGTTCTCTAA
- a CDS encoding coproporphyrinogen III oxidase — translation MLINSNFEINIRSIEEFARVMVPEALDKTMNLFIKETFDNIEVNMDIDGKKGNFSYANQEGRIDEQKQTMVKILLLKVYNKKYSWGGLMGVRPTKVLRRLLSLGYSYEQAEDMLRNFYIVSDEKIKLLVNTVKKELEFLNREYINLYIGIPFCPTKCKYCSFASYEINGGVGRYYKGFVETLLEEIEMAGKFLKDEGYKIESIYIGGGTPSTLTESDLEKVLKKINENIDMLHLKEFTFEAGREDSLTQKKLELVKKYGVDRISLNPQTFNEETLKKVNRKFDRKNFDKYFRIAQNMGFIINMDLIIGLPDETTEDVLYTLSELEKYNIENLTIHSLAFKRASKLFKENKNRKELNRDIIENKIKELTEKKQLKPYYMYRQKNIMEWGENVGYAKEGKESVFNIEMIEENQSTMGLGGGAITKRVIEETEFRDYIERIINPKDPALYIKEMKERMESKYKLFKKRRNIDEKL, via the coding sequence GTGTTAATTAATTCAAATTTTGAAATAAATATCAGAAGTATAGAAGAATTTGCAAGAGTGATGGTGCCAGAAGCACTTGATAAAACGATGAATCTTTTTATAAAAGAAACTTTTGATAATATAGAAGTAAATATGGATATAGATGGAAAAAAAGGAAATTTTTCTTATGCAAATCAGGAAGGCAGAATAGATGAGCAAAAACAGACTATGGTAAAAATTCTTTTATTAAAAGTATATAATAAAAAGTATTCTTGGGGTGGACTTATGGGAGTCAGACCTACAAAAGTATTAAGAAGGCTGTTATCTTTGGGATATTCATATGAACAAGCAGAAGATATGTTAAGAAATTTTTATATTGTCAGTGATGAAAAAATAAAACTCCTTGTAAATACTGTAAAGAAAGAACTGGAATTTTTAAATAGAGAATATATAAATTTATATATAGGAATACCTTTTTGTCCAACTAAATGTAAATACTGTTCATTTGCTTCTTATGAAATAAATGGAGGAGTAGGAAGATATTACAAAGGATTTGTTGAAACTTTGTTAGAAGAGATAGAAATGGCTGGGAAATTTTTAAAAGATGAAGGATACAAGATAGAATCTATATATATAGGAGGCGGAACTCCAAGTACACTTACAGAAAGTGATTTAGAAAAAGTTTTGAAGAAAATAAATGAGAATATAGATATGCTTCATTTAAAAGAGTTTACTTTTGAAGCAGGAAGAGAAGATTCACTTACCCAAAAAAAATTAGAGCTTGTAAAAAAATATGGTGTTGATAGAATAAGTTTAAATCCTCAAACTTTTAATGAAGAAACTTTAAAAAAGGTAAATAGAAAATTTGATAGAAAAAATTTTGATAAATATTTTAGAATTGCTCAAAATATGGGATTTATAATAAATATGGATTTGATAATAGGGCTTCCAGATGAAACAACAGAAGATGTACTTTATACTTTAAGTGAGCTGGAAAAATATAATATAGAAAATCTAACTATACATTCTTTGGCATTTAAAAGGGCATCTAAACTTTTTAAAGAGAATAAAAATAGAAAAGAATTGAATAGGGATATAATAGAAAATAAAATAAAAGAACTTACTGAGAAAAAACAGTTGAAACCATACTATATGTATAGACAGAAAAATATTATGGAATGGGGAGAGAATGTTGGATATGCAAAAGAAGGAAAAGAATCTGTATTTAATATAGAGATGATAGAGGAAAATCAATCGACTATGGGATTAGGAGGGGGAGCTATCACTAAAAGAGTAATAGAGGAAACAGAGTTTAGAGATTATATTGAAAGAATAATTAATCCAAAAGATCCAGCATTATATATAAAGGAAATGAAAGAAAGAATGGAGAGTAAATATAAATTATTTAAAAAAAGGAGAAATATAGATGAGAAGCTGTAA
- the rlmA gene encoding 23S rRNA (guanine-N1)-methyltransferase translates to MITCPVCKKILNKKEKTYKCENNHCFDEGKQGYLNLLLSNQKHSKTPGDDKEMVLSRKGFLEKDYYKLISETVNDLILSNSSSNNIELLDIGCGEGYYTGRLKKFLDEKGIKSNIIGIDISKEAVVCAAKTYKSIKWIVASATNIPLEDESLDYIVCMFAKIIPEEKMRTLKKGGKLIIVSTGENHLLELKKIVYEQVRTEFYSPIEDLKIFKHIKTVNCTGKSFIKENESIRNLFDMTPYKWRSPKDGVDRLFALQELEITIDVNIDIFEKE, encoded by the coding sequence ATGATAACTTGTCCTGTTTGTAAAAAAATTTTGAATAAAAAAGAAAAAACATATAAGTGTGAAAATAACCATTGTTTTGATGAGGGAAAACAGGGATATTTAAATCTTCTCCTTTCAAATCAAAAACATAGTAAAACTCCTGGAGATGACAAGGAAATGGTACTTAGCAGAAAAGGGTTTTTAGAAAAAGATTATTATAAGCTAATATCAGAAACAGTTAATGATTTGATTTTGAGTAATAGTTCATCCAATAATATAGAATTATTAGACATAGGATGTGGAGAAGGATATTATACTGGAAGATTAAAAAAATTTCTTGATGAAAAAGGAATAAAGTCTAATATAATAGGCATAGATATTTCTAAAGAAGCGGTAGTGTGTGCTGCAAAAACATATAAAAGTATAAAATGGATAGTAGCTAGTGCTACTAATATTCCCTTAGAAGATGAATCACTGGATTATATTGTTTGTATGTTTGCTAAGATAATACCAGAAGAAAAAATGAGGACACTAAAAAAAGGTGGAAAATTAATAATAGTTTCTACTGGAGAAAATCATTTGCTGGAATTAAAAAAAATTGTATATGAACAGGTAAGGACAGAATTTTATTCTCCAATAGAGGATTTGAAAATATTTAAACATATAAAAACAGTAAATTGTACAGGAAAATCTTTTATAAAAGAAAATGAAAGTATAAGAAATCTTTTTGATATGACTCCATATAAATGGAGAAGCCCAAAGGATGGTGTGGACAGACTATTTGCACTGCAGGAGTTAGAAATAACCATTGATGTAAATATAGATATTTTTGAAAAAGAATAG
- a CDS encoding putative 4'-phosphopantetheinyl transferase: protein MILGIGNDIVEIERIEKAISNEKFIKRVYTEKEIEIIEKKGSKAASYAGRFSAKEAISKALGTGVRDFNLTDIEILNDELGKPYVVLKNELKGRMVDMRIEISISHSKEYATAVAVMFKKEC from the coding sequence ATGATTTTAGGGATAGGAAATGATATTGTAGAAATAGAAAGAATAGAAAAAGCTATATCCAATGAGAAATTTATAAAGAGAGTATATACTGAAAAAGAAATAGAAATTATAGAAAAAAAAGGAAGTAAAGCAGCAAGTTATGCTGGAAGATTTTCAGCAAAAGAGGCAATATCTAAAGCATTAGGAACAGGGGTAAGAGATTTTAATCTGACTGATATAGAAATATTGAATGATGAACTAGGAAAGCCATATGTTGTTTTGAAAAATGAATTGAAGGGCAGAATGGTGGATATGAGAATAGAAATTTCTATTTCTCATTCTAAGGAATATGCAACAGCAGTAGCAGTTATGTTTAAAAAGGAGTGCTGA
- the hslO gene encoding molecular chaperone Hsp33, whose amino-acid sequence MGKIIRGVSKNARFFLVDSTDIVQKALDIHKCSPTAIDAFGRLLTAGVMMGSTLKGKDLLTLRTDTDGLLNNMVVTADSEGGVKGYVSNPSADVALKDNGRSNVGALVGKGMLRIIKDMGLKEPYVGMSPIDSGEIAQDLAYYFFNSDQTPTVIALGVNLKDERTVACAGGYMIQLLPGAEECFIEALEEKVQAIRPMTELMMGGMDLKRILKLLYEDMSSENNEKLIEEYEILEEKEVNYKCNCDKDKFYRGLITLGKKELNEIFETQEFLETECHFCGKKYKFTKEDFKDILEVK is encoded by the coding sequence ATGGGAAAAATAATAAGAGGAGTAAGTAAAAACGCTAGATTTTTTCTGGTAGATTCAACAGATATAGTGCAGAAAGCATTGGATATACATAAATGCAGCCCCACTGCAATAGATGCTTTTGGAAGACTTCTTACAGCGGGAGTAATGATGGGAAGCACTTTAAAAGGAAAAGATTTACTGACTTTGAGAACAGATACTGATGGACTGCTGAATAATATGGTAGTTACAGCAGATTCTGAAGGAGGGGTAAAGGGATATGTTTCTAACCCTTCAGCTGATGTGGCACTAAAAGATAATGGAAGATCAAATGTAGGAGCTTTAGTTGGAAAAGGAATGCTGAGAATAATAAAAGATATGGGATTGAAAGAACCATATGTTGGAATGTCTCCAATAGATTCAGGAGAGATAGCTCAAGACTTGGCTTACTATTTTTTTAATTCAGATCAGACACCAACTGTAATAGCATTGGGAGTGAATTTAAAAGATGAAAGAACTGTAGCTTGTGCTGGGGGATATATGATACAGCTTCTTCCAGGTGCAGAAGAGTGTTTCATAGAAGCTCTAGAGGAAAAAGTTCAGGCAATAAGACCCATGACTGAACTTATGATGGGTGGAATGGATCTTAAGAGAATATTAAAACTTTTATATGAAGATATGAGCAGTGAGAATAATGAAAAATTGATTGAAGAATATGAAATACTTGAGGAAAAAGAAGTGAACTATAAATGTAATTGTGATAAGGATAAGTTCTACAGAGGTCTTATTACTCTTGGTAAAAAAGAATTAAACGAGATATTTGAAACACAGGAGTTTTTAGAAACTGAATGCCATTTTTGTGGAAAAAAATATAAATTTACCAAGGAAGATTTTAAAGATATTTTAGAGGTGAAGTAA
- the prfB gene encoding peptide chain release factor 2 produces the protein MTMEENFWNDKRSSSAVIKEMNGEKEIVAEFKKLESELGEEEVLIDFVEMGETDFQTELEEKHIILGKDIDHFDTRLLLDGEFDSNNAIVTIHSGAGGTEACDWADMLYRMYSRWCNEKKYKISEMDFMPGDSVGIKSITFLVEGNNAYGYMKSEKGVHRLVRISPFDANKKRHTSFASVEVMPEVDDSVEVNIDAGDLRIDTYRASGAGGQHVNMTDSAVRITHIPTGIVVTCQRERSQLNNRETAMKMLKSKLIELEMKKKEEELKKIQGEQSEIGWGNQIRSYVFQPYTLVKDHRTSAESGNIKAVMDGDIDIFINTYLRWNKTK, from the coding sequence ATGACTATGGAAGAAAATTTCTGGAATGATAAGAGAAGCAGTTCTGCAGTCATAAAGGAAATGAATGGAGAAAAAGAAATTGTAGCTGAGTTTAAGAAATTGGAATCAGAACTAGGAGAAGAGGAAGTATTAATAGATTTTGTTGAAATGGGAGAAACAGATTTTCAAACTGAACTTGAAGAAAAACATATTATACTTGGAAAAGATATAGATCATTTTGATACAAGACTTCTCTTAGATGGAGAATTTGATTCTAATAATGCTATTGTTACCATTCATTCAGGTGCTGGAGGTACAGAAGCCTGTGACTGGGCGGATATGCTTTATAGAATGTATTCAAGATGGTGTAACGAAAAAAAATATAAAATAAGTGAAATGGATTTTATGCCTGGAGATAGTGTGGGAATAAAATCTATAACTTTTCTTGTAGAGGGAAATAATGCTTATGGATATATGAAAAGTGAGAAAGGAGTTCATAGACTTGTAAGAATATCTCCTTTTGATGCTAATAAAAAAAGACATACATCTTTTGCTTCAGTAGAAGTTATGCCAGAAGTAGATGACAGTGTAGAAGTTAATATAGATGCTGGTGATTTAAGAATAGATACATACAGAGCCAGTGGAGCTGGGGGACAGCATGTAAATATGACTGATTCTGCAGTAAGGATAACACATATTCCAACTGGGATAGTGGTCACATGCCAAAGGGAAAGATCACAATTGAATAATAGAGAAACAGCTATGAAGATGTTGAAATCTAAATTAATTGAACTTGAAATGAAGAAAAAAGAGGAAGAATTGAAGAAAATACAAGGTGAACAAAGTGAAATAGGCTGGGGAAATCAAATAAGATCATATGTATTTCAGCCTTACACTTTAGTAAAAGATCATAGAACATCAGCTGAATCTGGAAATATTAAAGCTGTTATGGATGGAGATATAGATATTTTTATAAATACATATCTAAGATGGAATAAAACAAAATAA
- a CDS encoding putative DNase: MKLIDSHAHMDSNQFDPDRAEVFQRIKDKMDFIVNIGYDIESSKQGVEYSKKYDFIYAAVGIHPDDIEGYDDRIEEELEKLAKNEKVLAIGEIGLDYHWMTHPKEKQQEIFRRQMKMAERVGKPVVIHSRDAIEDTVRILKEFPLVKGIFHCYPGSVETALQVMDNYYFGIGGVLTFKNAKKLIEVVKNIPLEKLILETDCPYMAPDPFRGKRNEPVYVEYVAKKIAELKGLTYEEVAESTNLNTRKAYNMI, encoded by the coding sequence ATGAAACTTATAGATTCTCATGCTCATATGGATTCAAACCAATTTGATCCAGATAGAGCAGAGGTATTTCAAAGAATAAAAGATAAAATGGATTTTATAGTCAATATAGGTTATGATATAGAAAGCAGCAAACAAGGTGTTGAATACAGTAAAAAATATGATTTTATATATGCTGCTGTAGGAATACATCCAGATGATATAGAAGGATACGATGATAGAATTGAAGAAGAGTTAGAAAAACTGGCAAAAAATGAAAAAGTATTGGCTATAGGTGAAATAGGATTGGACTATCACTGGATGACTCATCCAAAAGAGAAGCAGCAGGAAATATTCAGAAGACAGATGAAAATGGCAGAAAGAGTTGGAAAACCAGTAGTAATACATTCAAGAGATGCTATAGAGGATACAGTAAGAATATTAAAAGAATTTCCTCTAGTAAAGGGAATATTCCATTGTTATCCTGGATCAGTAGAAACAGCTCTTCAAGTAATGGATAACTATTATTTTGGAATAGGAGGAGTACTTACTTTTAAAAATGCAAAAAAACTGATTGAAGTAGTAAAAAATATACCTTTAGAAAAATTAATTCTTGAAACTGACTGTCCATATATGGCTCCTGATCCTTTTAGAGGAAAGAGAAATGAACCTGTATATGTAGAATATGTAGCTAAAAAAATAGCAGAATTAAAAGGACTGACATATGAAGAAGTTGCAGAATCTACAAATTTAAATACAAGAAAAGCATATAATATGATATAG
- a CDS encoding putative efflux transporter: protein MEQKNLLIEGSIFKGLMRFSFPFLLASLLQAFYGAADLFVVGQYADSAAVSAVAIGSQVMQTITGVILGITTGGTILIGQYLGARREKDMAKTIGTIIYVFGFISIILTIFMILSTNYITNIMHTPNEAITFTQQYIFICSCGIPFIIGYNAVSGILRGMGDSKTPLYFITVACFINITVDIILVDFFKMGAAGAAIATIGAQGISFLLAVLFLWKKGFSFEFGKKYIWFFPKKAKIIFHLGLPIALQDGLINISFLLITTIINTMGLTASAAVGVVEKIIVFAMLPPTAFASAIAVMTAQNMGAGKIDRAQKSLYSGIGCSLILGIVFYIYSQIFPEKITSLFSNDKEVIYTAAMYLRSYSIDCILVCFIFCMNSFFSGCGHPIFPMIHSLIATFLIRIPVSFVLSKIEGITLYEIGFGAPLATFVSLIMCIIYMKYGNWKKNTMLKSK, encoded by the coding sequence ATGGAACAAAAAAATTTACTAATTGAAGGAAGTATCTTCAAAGGATTAATGAGATTTTCATTTCCTTTTCTTCTGGCAAGTCTTCTCCAAGCATTTTATGGAGCAGCAGATCTCTTCGTAGTTGGACAATATGCAGACTCTGCTGCAGTATCTGCTGTAGCTATTGGAAGTCAAGTAATGCAGACAATTACTGGGGTTATTTTAGGAATAACCACTGGGGGAACTATTCTTATTGGACAATATCTTGGGGCAAGAAGAGAAAAAGATATGGCAAAAACCATTGGAACTATTATATATGTTTTTGGATTTATATCTATAATACTTACTATTTTTATGATATTATCTACTAACTATATCACTAACATAATGCATACTCCTAATGAAGCAATAACATTTACTCAGCAATATATTTTTATATGTTCATGTGGTATTCCCTTTATTATAGGTTATAATGCTGTAAGTGGTATTTTAAGAGGAATGGGCGATTCTAAAACTCCTCTATATTTTATAACCGTTGCTTGTTTTATAAACATAACTGTTGACATCATATTGGTTGATTTCTTCAAAATGGGAGCTGCTGGTGCGGCTATTGCCACCATTGGTGCACAAGGAATCAGTTTTTTGCTTGCTGTCTTATTTTTATGGAAAAAAGGATTTTCTTTTGAATTTGGTAAAAAATATATTTGGTTCTTTCCTAAAAAGGCTAAGATTATATTTCATCTTGGACTTCCAATTGCATTGCAGGATGGACTTATAAATATATCTTTTTTGCTTATTACAACTATCATAAATACTATGGGACTTACTGCTTCTGCTGCTGTGGGAGTAGTTGAAAAAATTATTGTATTTGCCATGCTTCCACCAACAGCTTTCGCTTCTGCCATAGCTGTAATGACTGCACAAAATATGGGAGCTGGAAAAATAGACAGAGCTCAAAAATCTCTTTATTCTGGAATAGGGTGTTCTTTAATTTTAGGCATTGTTTTTTATATATATTCACAAATTTTTCCTGAAAAAATTACTTCGCTTTTTTCTAATGATAAAGAAGTTATTTATACAGCTGCAATGTATTTAAGATCATACAGTATTGATTGTATTCTTGTTTGTTTTATCTTTTGTATGAATTCTTTTTTCAGTGGATGTGGACATCCTATATTCCCAATGATACACAGCCTTATAGCCACATTTTTAATAAGAATTCCTGTTTCCTTTGTTCTAAGTAAAATAGAAGGAATAACTCTTTATGAAATAGGTTTTGGAGCCCCTTTAGCTACATTTGTATCTTTAATAATGTGTATAATTTATATGAAATATGGAAACTGGAAAAAAAATACTATGCTGAAAAGCAAATGA
- the pilT gene encoding twitching motility protein, with protein sequence MMILLDILEKGQEKRASDIHLVNEEKVIYRINGELIRDEENEKVSKSFLIDCIKETLTEKQKEIFEKIKEIDIAFEDIKKRRYRINLYNEKGSPAFSIRILTKKIQSFEKLNLPEVLKNMIKYKNGLVLVTGATGSGKSTTLAAMIEEINQRKALSIMTIEDPIEYIFENKKSFIRQREIGTDTLSFRNALKSVLRQDPDIIMVGELRDAESIEAALTSAETGHLVFGTLHTNGAVETINRLIDIFSEEKQGQIKTQLSSALRGVVSQQLLLDKKNEIIPAFEILFVTTAVSNQIAVGKISQIFTAIETGQKYGMISMKEYLSNMYKSGIINKEEYGRKRGQ encoded by the coding sequence ATGATGATTTTATTAGATATCTTAGAGAAGGGTCAGGAGAAAAGGGCATCAGATATTCATCTTGTAAATGAAGAGAAAGTAATTTATAGAATAAATGGAGAACTGATAAGAGATGAGGAGAATGAGAAAGTTTCGAAAAGTTTTTTAATAGATTGTATAAAAGAAACATTAACAGAAAAACAAAAAGAAATATTTGAAAAAATTAAGGAAATAGATATAGCTTTTGAAGATATAAAAAAAAGAAGATACAGGATAAATTTATATAATGAAAAAGGTTCACCTGCATTTTCTATAAGAATTTTAACCAAAAAGATACAAAGTTTTGAAAAGTTGAACCTTCCAGAAGTATTAAAAAATATGATAAAATATAAAAATGGATTAGTGCTTGTGACAGGAGCCACAGGAAGTGGAAAGAGTACAACTTTAGCAGCTATGATAGAAGAAATAAATCAAAGAAAAGCTTTGAGTATAATGACTATTGAAGATCCTATTGAGTATATTTTTGAAAATAAAAAAAGTTTTATAAGACAAAGAGAAATAGGAACAGATACCTTGTCCTTTAGAAATGCTTTAAAAAGTGTACTTAGGCAGGATCCAGACATAATAATGGTAGGAGAATTGAGAGATGCAGAGAGTATAGAAGCAGCTCTTACATCAGCAGAAACAGGACATCTTGTATTCGGAACACTTCATACTAACGGAGCAGTGGAAACAATTAATCGTCTTATAGATATTTTTTCAGAAGAAAAGCAAGGACAGATAAAAACACAACTTAGTTCAGCATTAAGAGGGGTTGTGAGTCAACAATTATTATTGGATAAAAAAAATGAAATTATTCCAGCTTTTGAAATACTTTTTGTGACTACTGCTGTATCTAATCAGATAGCAGTTGGAAAAATAAGTCAAATATTTACTGCTATAGAAACTGGACAAAAGTATGGAATGATATCTATGAAGGAATATCTTTCTAATATGTATAAAAGTGGAATTATAAATAAAGAGGAATATGGCAGAAAAAGAGGTCAATAA
- a CDS encoding putative adhesion protein FadA, translated as MKKILLGCFLFAASITTFAESNVLSTLEQLELNFQQLEAEEKAMYEQRKSEAEEAQRTLTQQREMYQQIITQEKRIADVKGNRYYKDQYNQLAKKYSDAKKILEEDMRKQEEIINLFEMIK; from the coding sequence ATGAAAAAAATACTACTGGGATGTTTTCTGTTTGCAGCATCAATAACAACATTTGCTGAATCTAATGTTTTATCCACATTAGAACAGTTAGAACTTAATTTTCAACAGCTTGAAGCTGAAGAAAAAGCCATGTATGAGCAAAGAAAATCAGAAGCTGAAGAAGCTCAAAGAACTCTTACACAACAAAGAGAGATGTATCAACAAATAATTACACAAGAAAAGCGTATAGCTGATGTGAAAGGAAATAGATACTATAAAGATCAATATAATCAGCTTGCTAAAAAATATTCTGATGCTAAGAAAATATTGGAAGAAGATATGAGAAAACAAGAAGAAATAATTAATTTATTTGAAATGATTAAATAG